A stretch of Tigriopus californicus strain San Diego chromosome 11, Tcal_SD_v2.1, whole genome shotgun sequence DNA encodes these proteins:
- the LOC131891134 gene encoding holotricin-3-like has translation MKVLVLIAAILCLIAPILAKPSHGGGHGGGFGGGHGGGHGGGHGGHYSFGYKVHDGYNNFGHSESRHGGHTKGQYHVKLPNGKLQTVNYHVDGYSGYVAKVHYGH, from the exons ATGAAG GTCCTCGTTCTCATTGCTGCTATCCTCTGCCTTATTGCTCCCATTCTGGCCAAACCCAGTCATGGCGGCGGCCATGGTGGCGGCTTCGGGGGTGGCCATGGCGGCGGCCATGGAGGCGGCCACGGTGGTCATTACTCTTTTGGTTACAAGGTGCATGATGGCTACAACAACTTTGGACATTCTGAAAGCCGCCATGGAGGCCACACCAAAGGCCAATACCACGTCAAACTCCCGAACGGCAAGTTGCAGACGGTCAACTACCACGTGGATGGGTATTCCGGATACGTGGCCAAGGTTCATTATGGCCACTAA
- the LOC131891132 gene encoding tubulin gamma-1 chain-like produces MPCEMIMLQLGQCGNQIGFEFWKKLCAEHGISPEGILEEHATEGTDRKDVFFYQADDEHYIPRSVLLDLEPRVINNIMNSEYKKLYNPENVYLAKDGGGAGNNWASGYSQGQKLYEEVFDIIDREADGSDSLEGFVLTHSIAGGTGSGMGSYILERLADRYPKKLVQTYSVFPNQETSSDALSSVGVSDVVVQPYNSLLTLKRLTRSADCVVVLDNTALNRIATDRLHISNPTFSQINELVSTIMSVSTTTLRYPSYMNNDLIGLIAPLIPTPNLHFLMTGYTPLTTAADTQAAIRKTTVLDVMRRLLQPKNMMVSTGGVDKKIAHCYISILNIIQGEVDPTQVHKSLQRIRERKLAGFIPWGPASIQVALSRKSPYVKTAHRVSGLMLANHTSISSLFQRALRDYDKLRKREAFIEQFRKEEMFADGLEEMDDSREVVQRLVDEYQAATKPDYLTWGMQQS; encoded by the exons ATGCCGTGTGAGATGATCATGTTGCAGCTAGGCCAATGTGGCAACCAGATCGGGTTCGAGTTCTGGAAAAAGCTGTGCGCCGAGCACGGCATCTCACCCGAAGGCATCCTGGAAGAACACGCCACCGAAGGCACTGACCGAAAGGACGTCTTCTTCTATCAG GCGGACGATGAACATTACATTCCTCGATCAGTGTTATTAGATCTGGAGCCCAGAGTGATCAACAATATTATGAATTCAGAGTACAAAAAGTTGTACAACCCAGAGAATGTTTACCTCGCCAAAGATGGTGGAGGTGCCGGCAACAACTGGGCCAGTGGCTATTCCCAAGGGCAAAAATTGTACGAGGAGGTGTTTGACATCATCGACCGTGAAGCGGATGGCAGCGATTCCTTGGAAGGTTTCGTCCTCACCCATTCCATTGCAGGTGGAACTGGATCTGGCATGGGATCATACATCTTAGAGAGACTGGCTGACAG ATATCCCAAGAAATTGGTCCAGACCTACAGCGTGTTTCCCAATCAAGAGACCAGTTCAGATGCTTTGAGCTCTGTGGGCGTATCAGATGTAGTGGTTCAGCCCTACAACTCACTCCTCACCCTTAAAAGATTAACTCGAAGTGCCGATTGTGTTGTGGTCTTGGACAACACTGCGCTCAATCGCATCGCCACCGATCGTCTTCACATTTCCAATCCCACATTTTCGCAGATCAACGAGCTCGTGTCTACGATCATGTCCGTTTCAACCACCACTTTGCGATATCCCTCCTATATGAATAACGATCTCATTGGACTCATTGCACCCTTGATTCCCACCCCAAATTTGCACTTTCTAATGACGGGTTACACACCCTTGACAACCGCTGCAGATACACAAGCTGCCATCAGAAAGACCACAGTTCTGGATGTGATGAGACGGTTGCTCCAACCTAAGAATATGATGGTGTCCACGGGTGGGGTGGACAAGAAAATTGCCCATTGCTACATTTCCATTCTTAACATTATTCAGGGAGAGGTGGATCCCACACAG GTTCACAAATCGCTTCAAAGAATTCGGGAGCGCAAGCTTGCCGGCTTCATTCCATGGGGCCCAGCCAGTATTCAGGTGGCGCTGTCGCGGAAATCTCCGTACGTCAAGACTGCTCATCGCGTGTCGGGTCTCATGTTGGCCAATCATACCTCCATCTCTTCCCTGTTCCAAAGAGCGCTTCGCGATTACGACAAACTCCGGAAGCGAGAGGCTTTCATCGAACAA TTCCGCAAAGAGGAGATGTTTGCCGATGGTTTGGAGGAGATGGACGATTCGCGGGAAGTGGTTCAACGGCTCGTGGACGAGTACCAAGCGGCTACCAAACCAGATTATTTGACTTGGGGAATGCAACAGAGCTGA